Proteins encoded together in one Hylaeus volcanicus isolate JK05 chromosome 3, UHH_iyHylVolc1.0_haploid, whole genome shotgun sequence window:
- the LOC128873582 gene encoding NPC intracellular cholesterol transporter 1 homolog 1b-like: MRHNQMLRILLIFCWFLPLSHSSREEYRCVWYGDCGPSFEKPNLNYTCASDDPPSRINDTKVAMLLRDKCPQYFKDTDDPRLCCDVTNIRTLLSQMNMIEGIFGRCSTCVKNAYKLICDLSCSPEQSRFIKVTKTDKNNEGKEYVKEIEVYIAEEYMNTTFDSCKNIVHPASGNLAMDLACGIHGASWCTAEKWYQYQGDVDANDFVTFGMHFISNTTNRWNESVKSCNEAYDGLSACSCVDCPAACPFTKIERDDTHFTIFGYNGYGVLAGILVTLFILSTVIVYRLARRRPCCSGTLADDADVDDKIEESKSNWRETFHDTFRVFFFVWAKAFAKYPVIALFTISYVILGLSYGITRLSVTSDPIEIWAAPSSRSRIEKDYFDSHFQPFYRTEQIYIKSVGLDKVLHNTSNGPLEFGPVFAKEFLLAVYDLQNKILQLGQDVGEGLERICYAPVRSDFTGPTTLNLCTVQSVWGYFQNDLETFNRTTVSGPYERNYLDHLYECAQNAYNPGCMAPYKGPVVPAIAYGGFLRDNKFLYDSKDYITATGLVLTFLVKNSLNESALESTHKWEQRFLDFMKEWDVIDRPKFMDVAYSSEKSIQDELERSSRAEVSTVVFSYALMFVYVTVALGKISCSFKGYFTNSKMMLSIGGIIIVMASVACSLGVFGYIGVPTTLLTIEVIPFLVLAVGVDNIFILVQRHERNPKRFEESIPDHIGRIMVEVGPSILLTSTSECLCFLIGTLSTMPAVNTFALYAFFSILINFFLQITAFVSLLSLDAQRSENNLLDVFCCVKMKEKQLETDRNHSLIQTIFKRFYTPYLMKTPIRIIVIIVFSVVLVVHAVTIPNISIGLEQQLSMPTDSYVLKYFQFMEDLLSMGPPVYFVLTPGLNYSKKEVQNIICGGQECNTDSLYTQIYSASKQPDVSYLSKAASSWIDDYIDWSTIPQCCMYFPSNQSFCPHWNVDTCKECDIRKTDSRPDANSFRKYIPYFLEDIPDENCAKSGRPSYLDGINYYVDKYGLTDVGDSYFMGYHTPLKKSSDWYESLKSVRTIAENITTMINNKSLTDQKITVFPYSVFYVYYEQYLTIWQETLSSLGFSLLVIFIVTAFLTGLSLFSAVMVVLTVLMIIVNIGGLMYWWNIQLNAVSLVNLVMAAGISVEFCSHIIHSYLHSTASTKIDRASETLNEMGSSVFSGITLTKIVGIIVLAFAKTQIFEIFYFRMYLAIVVFGATHGLIFLPVLLSFIGPKGHTRRK, from the exons atgagACACAATCAAATGCTACgcattttgttaatattctgTTGGTTTTTACCATTATCGCATAGTAGTAGAGAAGAGTATCGTTGCGTATGGTATGGAGACTGTGGCCCTTCGTTCGAAAAGCCAAACTTGAATTATACGTGTGCCTCCGATGATCCTCCTAGTCGAATCAACGATACCAAAGTCGCGATGCTTTTGCGCGATAAATGCCCGCAATACTTTAAAGACACCG ATGATCCGAGATTATGTTGCGACGTTACCAATATTAGAACGCTGCTTAGTCAGATGAATATGATCGAGGGGATTTTCGGCAGGTGTTCAACATGCGTGAAAAATGCGTACAAATTAATATGCGATTTAAGCTGTAGTCCCGAACAGAGTAGGTTCATCAAAGTTACAAAAActgataaaaataacgaaggcAAGGAATACGTGAAAGAAATCGAG GTTTATATCGCGGAAGAATACATGAATACTACTTTCGACTCTTGCAAAAACATAGTTCATCCAGCTAGTGGAAATTTAGCCATGGATTTGGCTTGTGGTATTCACGGAGCCAGTTGGTGCACAGCGGAAAA gTGGTACCAGTATCAAGGTGATGTGGATGCGAATGATTTTGTAACTTTCGGAATGCATTTCATATCCAATACCACGAATCGTTGGAACGAATCGGTAAAATCATGTAACGAAGCGTACGAT GGCTTGTCGGCGTGTAGCTGCGTCGATTGTCCAGCAGCCTGTCctttcacaaaaattgaacgagaCGATACCCACTTTACTATTTTCGGATACAACGGCTATGGAGTTTTAGCAGGAATTCTAGTTACTCTATTCATCTTATCAACGGTAATCGTTTACAGACTTGCCAGAAGAAGACCTTGTTGTTCAG GTACTTTGGctgacgacgccgacgtcgacgATAAGATAGAGGAATCGAAATCAAATTGGCGCGAAACTTTTCACGATACGTTTCGtgtgtttttctttgtttggGCCAAAG CGTTCGCAAAGTATCCGGTCATAGCACTATTTACGATTTCGTATGTAATATTGGGACTGAGCTACGGCATTACTCGGCTTTCCGTAACAAGCGATCCGATTGAAATTTGGGCGGCGCCCTCCAGCAGATCAAGAATCGAGAAAGATTATTTCGATTCACATTTTCAACCTTTCTACAGAACGGAAcagatttatataaaatcgGTGGGACTCGATAAG GTGCTGCACAACACATCGAACGGGCCTCTTGAATTTGGTCCCGTCTTTGCTAAGGAATTTTTACTCGCTGTATACgatcttcaaaataaaattctccaa CTTGGACAAGACGTTGGAGAAGGATTGGAACGCATTTGCTATGCTCCAGTTCGGAGTGATTTTACAGGGCCCACTACTTTGAATCTTTGCACCGTTCAAAGCGTTTGGGgatattttcaaaacgatctcgaaacttttaatcgaACGACTGTTTCCGGTCCGtacgaaagaaattatttggaTCATTTGTACGAGTGCGCGCA AAACGCGTACAATCCTGGCTGCATGGCACCGTACAAAGGACCAGTCGTGCCTGCGATAGCCTACGGAGGATTTCTTCGAGACAACAAGTTTCTTTACGATTCGAAAGATTACATAACGGCAACCGGATTGGTTTTAACTTTTCTAGTAAAAAACTCGTTAAACGAATCTGCACTCGAATCGACACACAAATGGGAACAGCG GTTTCTCGATTTCATGAAAGAATGGGACGTTATCGATCGTCCGAAATTTATGGATGTCGCGTATAGTAGCGAAAAATCGATTCAGGACGAATTGGAGAGATCGTCGAGAGCAGAAGTATCGACAGTAGTTTTCAGCTACGCGTTAATGTTTGTTTACGTTACCGTTGCTCTCGGTAAAATAAGCTGTAGCTTCAAAGGATACTTT ACAAACAGTAAAATGATGCTCAGTATTGGCGGAATAATCATAGTAATGGCGTCCGTAGCTTGTTCCCTCGGTGTATTTGGCTACATCGGAGTACCCACGACGTTACTTACCATCGAG GTAATTCCATTTTTGGTACTAGCCGTGGGCGtggataatatatttatattggtCCAAAGGCACGAGAGAAATCCAAAACGTTTCGAAGAATCGATACCCGATCATATCGGAAGAATTATGGTCGAAGTTGGTCCGTCGATTTTGCTTACCAGTACTTCCGAGTGTCTCTGTTTCTTGATCG GAACACTGTCTACGATGCCGGCTGTAAATACTTTTGCGCTTTACGcgtttttttccatcctaattaattttttcttacaaataaCAGCTTTTGTCAGCCTTTTGTCATTAGACGCTCAAAGATCCGAG aataatttattggatGTGTTTTGTTGCGtgaaaatgaaggaaaagCAGTTGGAAACCGATCGGAATCACAGTTTAATACAAACgatatttaaacgtttttatACGCCTTACCTTATGAAGACACCGATCAGAATAATCGTAATAATCGTATTCTCCGTGGTCCTAGTCGTACACGCCGTAACGATACCAAATATAAGTATCGGTTTGGAACAACAGTTGTCGATGCCCACAGATTCTTACgtgttgaaatatttccaa TTTATGGAGGATCTATTGTCGATGGGTCCCCCTGTTTACTTTGTTCTAACTCCCGGGCTGAATTATAGCAAGAAAGAggttcaaaatataatttgcgGCGGTCAAGAATGTAATACCGATTCTCTTTACACGCAAATCTACTCTGCATCGAAACAACCTGACGT TTCGTATTTATCGAAAGCAGCTTCCTCCTGGATAGACGATTACATAGACTGGTCAACGATTCCCCAATGTTGCATGTATTTTCCGAGCAATCAATCCTTTTGTCCTCATTGGAATG TTGACACGTGTAAAGAGTGCGACATTCGAAAAACCGACTCTCGACCAGACGCAAACAGTTTTCGAAAATACATACCGTATTTTCTGGAAGACATACCGGATGAAAATTGCGCGAAATCTGGTCGGCCATCGTATCTCGAT ggAATTAATTACTACGTTGATAAATATGGACTGACCGATGTTGGCGACAGTTACTTTATGGGTTATCATACTCCGTTAAAGAAATCGTCGGATTGGTACGAATCCCTAAAGTCCGTAAGAACGATAGCGGAAAACATCACAACGAtgataaataacaaaagtttAACCGATCAGAAGATAACTGTATTTCCATACAG CGTATTCTACGTCTATTACGAACAATATCTCACAATCTGGCAAGAAACTTTATCATCGTTGGGCTTCTCTCTCCTCGTCATTTTTATCGTGACAGCGTTTCTCACTGGACTCTCGTTATTCTCGGCAGTAATGGTGGTACTGACGGTACTCATGATCATCGTAAACATAGGAGGACTCATGTATTGGTGGAATATCCAATTGAACGCGGTATCTCTCGTCAATTTGGTAATG gcCGCTGGTATTTCCGTAGAATTTTGCAGTCATATCATACATTCGTATTTACATTCCACGGCAAGTACGAAAATCGATCGAGCCTCGGAGACTCTTAACGAAATGGGAAGTTCC GTTTTCTCTGGAATTACTTTAACCAAGATCGTAGGAATTATAGTATTGGCATTTGCCAAAACTcaaatctttgaaatattttactttagaaTGTATTTGGCTATCGTGGTGTTTGGCGCCACGCATGGTCTTATATTTTTGCCCGTATTACTGAGTTTCATAG GTCCCAAAGGACATACAAGACGTAAATAA